Within the Osmerus eperlanus chromosome 10, fOsmEpe2.1, whole genome shotgun sequence genome, the region AGAAATCCAAGGTCAAGCTATTAGGATATCAAAGCAGAGGCCCACATTAagaatgttagtgtgtgtgtcctgtgcttGCAAATGGATGGAGGGTGCTGGTTCGTTAATGGGCCGTGTCTAATGGCTGTGAAGGCCTGAAACAGCCACAGGCTGCAGCTGGGGACCAGGTAAAACCCAGGTTAGTTATTGCCTCTGGCCTTCCAGCATAATTAGTCCTTAGAGTGGGCAATTTGAGATGCATCAAAGCTTCACTCTCTTTCTGAAGGTGTAAAAGGTGACTCGACTGGTGGAGTTTTATGAGTTAGTTTAGTTTCATTGGCCAAAGACCAGATTGTATCAGACCAGACCAATATACCAGACCATAACCTCTAACAGACCACATGCCAACATTTTCTACTTATTATTCCGGAAGAATGTGACATTGTACATTCACAATAAGTAATACCCGATAGGTTCCCAACGAAGAGATTGAGGCTAAGGCTTGAGCTCAAGTTTGCTCAACAGAATAGCATTGAATAGTAACAACTTAGTTACATTTTACCCAGACTAAAGGTACCTGCAAGATGAATTGCAAGTTGGTCGAAATGGGTgtaaatgtgttgtgtgtgtgtgtgtgtcgcaggtCTGGGCATTGTGGTGATTTTGCTGAGCTGTGTGGTGACCTCCGTCACCTGTCTTTCTATGTCGGCCATCTGCACCAACGGAGTGGTCAGAGGAGGTGAGGTCATTTGGAAAACATACCACGGAACATTCTCCATCAATACACGACCGTGCCACCGAGCATAGATCCAAAGACAGCCACGGACAGACTTCCCAGATTTGAACTAAAGGTTCTATCTTGAGATGTATTATCTCTTGTGCAGGGAAATCAATTAGTTGCTCATTAAATGAGATTAACACAAGGACACAAGGGCCGGCTCCACATCCATATGTCAAATGtcccattttttatttttactgcTGCATGACACAAcctacacagatacacaatcGAACGAAAAGTGATGTAGTGATTAATCttctactttgtgtgtgtgtgtgctttccagGAGGGGCGTATTACCTGATATCTCGCAGTCTGGGTCCAGAGTTTGGCGGCTCCATCGGCTTAATCTTTGCCTTTGCTAATGCGGTGGCTGTGGCCATGTACGTGGTGGGCTTTGCTGAGACTGTGGTGGACCTCCTCGAGGTACGCAGACTTTCAGCGCCTCAGCATCAGTGTGTTGGGCGATTCAGTTACACACTTTGGACATGCCTCAGAGCCCCCTGTTGACAGatgatctatctatctatctctctttctttttttcttttttctttctttctttctttctttctttctattctccAGGACAATGCAGCCATCATGGTGGATGAAGTGAATGATATCAGGATTATTGGCTGCATCACAGTGCTGTTGCTGTTGGGGATCTCATTAGCTGGGATGGAGTGGGAGGCCAAGGTGAGGCAGAGACTTCCACTACAAAACCACCAGAGTTTCCAGGAACGCCATCCACGCACTGACAATGACACGAAATTtgaacaaaaaacaaatgtttctcCTTTTCTGTAGGCTCAAATATTTCTGCTCATCATCTTGCTGGTGGCCATCGTGAATGTGTTCGTGGGAACAGGCATCCCAGCAACTGATGCTAAGAAATCTCAAGGTTTCTTCAACtaccagggtgagggagagcggCCCTGCTTGcgatgtgtgagagagtctgtAGTACGTCTCCTAATGTCAGAACTGACCCTTCATCtgcatctccctcccctccaacaGCCAACATATTCCTGGAAAACTTTCCACCGAAATTCCAAGACGGGGAGTCGTTCTTCTCtgtgttttctattttcttCCCTGCTGCCACGGGTATTCTGGCTGGAGCCAACATCTCCGGAGATCTGAGGGTGAGATTACGGACTTCGGGGTGGAGAATAGGAAGGATAGATTATGCGGTTGCTTTACTGCTTTACAGTAACGTCCTACAGCACTCTTCATAAAATTGGACACTGTGCAAAGACATACAAAGACACCTTATCGTCCATGTTTTGCTACAAACCATGATGTCATCATCATATCTGTTCTCCAGGACCCACAAGCTGCCATTCCCAAAGGCACCCTGCTAGCCATCATCATCACCGGGCTCACCTACCTGGGGGTAGCCCTCTGTGTCGGTGAGCATTATTTCGTTTCCAGTGTGGTCACACCGCTctgtaaaaatgtgtgagtTCTGTTGTCATTATTGGCAAAGGTAACTTATTGGTAACTTATTAATCAGCTCTAAAGGAGTTACTGAGGCAACTGTCTACTTTATATTTGATAATACCATAAACCCATCTCACAGTAGCTTACAATAAAGGGATGATTATTACTATTTCTCTTTCCTGAAAGGCTGCAAAAACACTACACTAGAGCACACttcctgatacacacacacacacacacacactaagatccTTCCCACTCAACAGTGGCTAGTGGCCAATACAgttaagtcacacacacacacacccaatcacacaaacacactgacacacacaatcactcagaCACCCACCAAatagtcccacacacacccctctatcCACATTCAAAGTAGTGCATAGGTCTTACTGTGAGTGAGAAATGCAAGACAAATGTCACTTCAGAGACATGGCCACTGCTATTAGGATGTTGAGACAAACATTTCAGATCAATCTTATAATATATGTCTGCTCTGTGCTCTCATTGGTTAGTTGGAACCACTGTGCGTGAAGCCACAGGGAACATAAACGACACTGTTGCCTTGGGGACGTTTTGTAACGGCTCAGTGTCGGTATCAGCCTGTGAACTGGGATTCAACTTCTCCTCCTGCTTTGAAGACGACTGTAAATTTGGCCTGATGAACAACTTCCAGGTACGATGTGGACTCTGCCGTTCATCCATTTTGTCAAACATTGAAAACGCACAAAATCCATGCGTTCAGATTGTCAACAGAACACTTCAGCGTTGCATGATGTGAGATACAGGTCTGTTGTGACATGATGCTGATGGTTTCTAACTcatcctgacccctgaccccaggtgaTGACCATGGTCTCAGGGTTCGGCCCCCTCATCATCGCTGGGACCTTCTCCgccaccctctcctccgcccttgCCTCGCTCGTCAGCGCTCCCAAAGTCTTCCAGGTCAGTCGTAGACACACAGTCGTGTAGAAGGCGGACGATGAAGGACATTAAAGtgcacacacatcctcaaaATGCTGATATTTTATTTGTGTGAACATTCACGTCTGGGCTACATTCACGTATACTCCAGTTGTGACGCTAGCTTCGCTCCCCCAGGCCCTGTGTAAAGACAACATCTACACCGCCCTGCACTTCTTCGCCAAAGGACACGGCAAGAACAACGAGCCGCTGAGAGGCTACGTCCTCACCTTCATCCTCGCCGTGGCCTTCATCCTGATTGGTCAGTCCCTTTCTGCCTGTccgtctgcccgtctgtctttctgtccatACCGTtgacccccctcgccccccccctgcccgccCCCGCTCTGACTGTCTTGTGCGTCTGCAGCTGATCTGAACGTCATCGCCCCGATCATCTCAAACTTCTTCCTGGCGTCCTACGCTCTCATCAACTTCTCCTGCTTCCACGCGTCCTACGCCAAGTCTCCAGGTGAGTCTCCAACACTtcaactcacacacaggcaagcacatgcacacactcaaaaacagacacacacacacacacacacacagaacatggtGGTGTTCAGCATAGCTAATTGCTGATGTGTGATGTTTTCCCATTTCGTAGGATGGAGACCTGCTTACCGGTTCTACAACATGTGGCTGTCTCTGTTTGGAGCTCTGCTCTGCTGCGCTGTCATGTTTGTCATTAACTGGTGGGCTGCCCTACTCACGTACGCCATCGAGATCTTTCTCTATGTCTACGTCACTGTCAAGAAACCAAGTGAGTGGTTTGTACGTGTACTCCTGTGTGTATTCCGGTGCGCAGTCCTGTGCGTGTGACTCACAGCTCACCTGTGCGTGTGACTCACAGCTCACCTGTGCGTGTGACTCACAGCTCACATGTGCGTGTGACTCACAGCTCACCTGTGAGTGTGACTCACAGCTCACCTGTGTGTTCCCCTCAGAGGTAAACTGGGGTTCGTCCACCCAAGCGGTGACGTTTGTCAGTGCGGTGAGCAACACTCTATCTCTCAGTGGAATTGAGGACCACGTCAAAAACTTCAGGTGAGAGACACCACTAAGCTTTATAGAGATCAAGGTCACGCACGCTGTTGTCATGTGCCATTATGACCATTAAAAGGATGGTATCATCTTTTCTGAAAAAGTTCGAGGGGTGAAATTAGGTTCCACTCACATGCAGCcatttttgtctctttctcccagGCCTCAGTTCCTTGTGTTGACTGGATCACCAAAGACTAGACCTGCTCTGCTGGACCTGGCACACGGCTTAACCAAGAACTATGGCCTCTGTATCACGTGCGAAGTACTCacggtgagagagaaaaaagagagagaagggaaaggggAACAGAGATAGAGGGGcatagagaggggtagagagagagacagacagacagacagacaacagggaagagagaggaacaatGGATGACTACAAATATTCACAAGTGGGCAGCGTTTGTTGTACCTGATAGAGATGTCATGGTCTGAAAATGTTTCTAAGATCACCTGGCtgtatttacagtggagctgttgatgatttgactggccttacagtggatggaggaggttggagtgCAGTTCTGAGGAGTGTACAGTCCTTCACATCCCACAGTAGACAGGACCTGCTGTATGAGGTGGTCACACCAAACACTGTTCACCGTGTGTCTCGCTTTACTCCCTGCAGGGTCCCAGATCAGACGTCCTGCTCGATATGAACTCTAAGATGGAGACGAACCAGCAGTGGCTCAACAAGAAAAAACGGAAGGCTTTCTACGCTGCTGTGGCCTGTGACACATTcagggagggaacagagatACTGCTGCAGGTCAGTTGGGCCATCCTATTGGTTCAAATTGGAAAAACAACCGACCAATCCAATGGGATGTTTTATGAACACACTGTTTATCACCATTGGTCTAtgaaacagacaggcagtctgATTTGGAAATGGATTGCATATTGTCTTAGTGCTCTCTGCACCCTCAAACAGACTACAAACAGAGGTTAATACCAAACCGCATTCGATTTTCACTACACAGAATTTCTTGctctttattgttttttttatatcctCAGCACATTATGAGTTTTGGCCCAGACCAGTATGAGAACTCTGGTCTGAACCGGTTGGCTTGTGTCGGATTTTACAAGAGATGATGAGGGCGGGAGGGAA harbors:
- the slc12a1 gene encoding solute carrier family 12 member 1, which codes for MEKYQGNVGEHVNPAFDRTGEGPPNYEENSFSELGYTNGERRDIRPSVVSAFGHDTLDRVPNIDFYRNAGSMSGHRAIRPSLQELHEVFQKNGAISVPDTVEDTEGSDGSPSEDLESDLPKESNGGSGKFGWIIGVLVRCMLNIWGVMLFIRLSWVFGQAGWGLGIVVILLSCVVTSVTCLSMSAICTNGVVRGGGAYYLISRSLGPEFGGSIGLIFAFANAVAVAMYVVGFAETVVDLLEDNAAIMVDEVNDIRIIGCITVLLLLGISLAGMEWEAKAQIFLLIILLVAIVNVFVGTGIPATDAKKSQGFFNYQANIFLENFPPKFQDGESFFSVFSIFFPAATGILAGANISGDLRDPQAAIPKGTLLAIIITGLTYLGVALCVVGTTVREATGNINDTVALGTFCNGSVSVSACELGFNFSSCFEDDCKFGLMNNFQVMTMVSGFGPLIIAGTFSATLSSALASLVSAPKVFQALCKDNIYTALHFFAKGHGKNNEPLRGYVLTFILAVAFILIADLNVIAPIISNFFLASYALINFSCFHASYAKSPGWRPAYRFYNMWLSLFGALLCCAVMFVINWWAALLTYAIEIFLYVYVTVKKPKVNWGSSTQAVTFVSAVSNTLSLSGIEDHVKNFRPQFLVLTGSPKTRPALLDLAHGLTKNYGLCITCEVLTGPRSDVLLDMNSKMETNQQWLNKKKRKAFYAAVACDTFREGTEILLQGAGLGRLKPNTLMIGFKKDWRTIDSSAIKSYVGVLHDAFDFEYGTVVFRMSQGLDIAHIVEAREEMERAVQEQQALENEEMDGGKSKGLFRKSRKSSKQVLTTRVSVTSALCPEVVKVNDRLVEASTQFQKKQTKGTIDVWWMFDDGGLTLLLPYILTTRKKWKDCKMRIFIAGQPGRTELDKEEMKSLLQKFRIRCTDINVISDINVKPSAESWKAFEDMIEPFRLHESSKSIAQVEALMKDNPWKITDAELDSFEEKTNLQVRLNELLQENSKAANLIIVSMPIARKESVSDHLYMAWLDILSKNLPPTLLMRGNHKSVLTFYS